A part of Ammospiza nelsoni isolate bAmmNel1 chromosome 9, bAmmNel1.pri, whole genome shotgun sequence genomic DNA contains:
- the LOC132076944 gene encoding olfactory receptor 14C36-like: MSNSSSIRHFLLLALADTWQLQLLHFCLLLGISLAALLANGLIISAVACGHHLHTPMFFFLLNLALSDLGSICTTVPKAMHNSLWDTRSISDSGCAALLFFLVFFISAEYFLLTIMCYDRYVSICKPLHYGTLLGSRACSHMAAAAWASAFLNALMHTANAFSLPLCHGNAVDQFFCEIPQILKLSCSNSYIRELGLLALSVCVASSCFVFIVFSYVQIFRAVLRIPSEQGRHKAFSTCLPHLAVVSLFFSSGFFAYLKPPSISSPSLDLALSVLYSVVPPTLNPLIYSLRNQEFKAAVWRLVTGQYQKH, encoded by the coding sequence atgtccaacagcagctccatcaggcatttcctcctgctggcattggcagacacgtggcagctgcagctcctgcacttctgcctcttgctgggcatctccctggctgccctcctggccaacggcctcatcatcagcgccgtagcctgcggccaccacctgcacacacccatgttcttcttcctgctcaacctggccctcagtgacctgggctccatctgcaccactgtccccaaagccatgcacaattccctctgggacaccaggagcaTCTCCGACTCAGGATGTGCTGCACTGCTCTTTTTCCTTGTGTTCTTCATCTCAGCAGAGTATTTcctcctgaccatcatgtgctatgaccgctacgtgtccatctgcaaacccctgcactacgggaccctcctgggcagcagagcttgttcccacatggcagcagctgcctgggccagtgcctttctcaatgctctcatgcacacagccaatgcattttccctgcccctgtgccatggcaatgctgTGGACCAGTTCTTTTGTGAAATCCCTCAGAttctcaagctctcctgctccaattCCTACATCAGGGAACTTGGGCTTCTTGCTCTAAGTGTCTGTGTAGCCTCAAGCTgctttgtgttcattgttttctcctatgtgcagatcttcagggctgtgctgaggatcccctctgagcagggacggcacaaagccttttccacctgcctccctcacctggctgttgTCTCCCTGTTTTTCAGCAGTGGCTTTTTTGCCTAcctgaagcccccctccatctcttccccatcccttgatctggccctgtcagttctTTACTCAGTGGTGCCTCCCaccctgaaccccctcatctacagcctgagaaACCAAGAgttcaaggctgcagtgtggagatTGGTGACTGGACAATATCAGAAACATTAA
- the LOC132076946 gene encoding olfactory receptor 14C36-like gives MSNSSSIRHFLLLALADTRQLQLLHFCLLLGISLAALLGNSLIMSAVACSHHLHTPMFFFLLNLALTDLGCICTTVPKAMHNSLWDTRDISYSGCAAQLFFFVFFIGTEFSLLTVMCYDRYVSICKPLHYGTLLGSRTCAHMAAAAWTSDFLNALMHTASTFSLPLCHDNALGQFFCEIPQIFKLSCSNLYLRELGFLVFSIFLGLGCSVFIVFSYVQIFKAVLRIPSEQGRHKAFSTCLPHLAVVSLFLSTIIFSCLKPPSMSSTSLDLVLSVLNSVVPPALNPLIYSLRNQELKAAVWRLMTACFQGQ, from the coding sequence atgtccaacagcagctctaTCAGgcatttcctcctgctggcattggcagacacgcggcagctgcagctcctgcacttctgcctcttgctgggcatctccctggctgccctcctgggcaacagCCTCATCATGAGTGCCGtagcctgcagccaccacctgcacacgcccatgttcttcttcctgctcaacctggccctcactGACCTGGGCTgcatctgcaccactgtccccaaagccatgcacaattccctctgggacaccagggacatctcatactcaggatgtgctgcacagctctttttctttgtgttcttcATTGGAACAGAGTTTTCTCTCCTGACTgtcatgtgctacgaccgctatgtgtccatctgcaaacccctgcactacgggaccctcctgggcagcagaacTTGcgcccacatggcagcagctgcctggacCAGTGACTTTCTCAATGCTCTCATGCACACAGCCagtacattttccctgcccctgtgccatgaTAATGCCCTaggccagttcttctgtgaaatcccacagatcttcaagctctcctgctccaattTGTACCTCAGAGAACTTGGATTTCTAGTGTTTTCCATCTTCTTAGGACTGGGATGTTCTGTGTTCATTGTATTttcctatgtgcagatcttcaaggctgtgctgaggatcccctctgagcagggacggcacaaagccttttccacctgcctccctcacctggccgTGGTCTCCCTGTTCCTCAGCACTATCATATTTTCCTGTCTGAAGCCCCCATCCATGTCCTCCACATCCCTTGATCTGGTTCTTTCAGTTCTGAActcggtggtgcctccagccctgaaccccctcatctacagcctgaggaaccaggagctcaaggctgcagtttGGAGATTGATGACTGCATGCTTTCAGGGACAGTAA